A stretch of the Pan paniscus chromosome 2, NHGRI_mPanPan1-v2.0_pri, whole genome shotgun sequence genome encodes the following:
- the DAZL gene encoding deleted in azoospermia-like has protein sequence MSTANPETPNSTISREASTQSSSAATSQGYILPEGKIMPNTVFVGGIDVRMDETEIRSFFARYGSVKEVKIITDRTGVSKGYGFVSFFNDVDVQKIVESQINFHGKKLKLGPAIRKQNLCAYHVQPRPLVFNHPPPPQFQNVWTNPNTETYMQPTTTMNPITQYVQAYPTYPNSPVQVITGYQLPVYNYQMPPQWPVGEQRSYVVPPAYSAVNYHCNEVDPGAEVVPNECSVHEATPPSGNGPQKKSVDRGIQTVVSCLFNPENRLRNSVVTQDDYFKDKRVHHFRRSRAMLKSV, from the exons ATG TCTACTGCAAATCCTGAAACTCCAAACTCAACCATCTCCAGAGAGGCCAGCACCCAGTCCTCATCAGCTGCAACCAGCCAAGGCTATATTTTACCAGAaggcaaaatcatgccaaacactgtttttgttggaGGAATTGATGTTAGG ATGGATGAAACTGAGATTAGAAGCTTCTTTGCTAGATATGGTTCAGTGAAAGAAGTGAAGATAATCACTGATCGAACTGGTGTGTCCAAAGG CTAtggatttgtttcattttttaatgacgTGGATGTGCAGAAGATAGTAGAA tCACAGATAAATTTCCATGGTAAAAAGCTGAAGCTGGGCCCTGCAATCAGGAAACAAAATTTAT gtgcTTATCATGTGCAGCCACGTCCTTTGGTTTTTAATCATCCTCCTCCACCACAGTTTCAGAATGTCTGGACTAATCCAAACACTGAAACTTATATGCAGCCCACAACCACGATGAATCCTATAACTCAGTATGTTCAG GCATATCCTACTTACCCAAATTCACCAGTTCAGGTCATCACTGGATATCAGTTGCCTGTATATAATTATCAG atgccaCCACAGTGGCCTGTTGGGGAGCAAAGGAGCTATGTTGTACCTCCG gcTTATTCAGCTGTTAACTACCACTGTAATGAAGTTGATCCAGGAGCTGAAGTTGTGCCAAATGAATGTTCAGTTCATGAAGCTACTCCACCCTCTGGAAATGGCCCACAAAAG AAATCTGTGGACCGAGGCATACAAACGGTGGTATCTTGTCTGTTTAATCCAGAGAACAGACTGAGAAACTCTGTTGTTACTCAAGATGACTACTTCAAG GATAAACGAGTGCATCACTTTAGAAGAAGTCGGGCAATGCTTAAATCTGTTTGA